The genomic stretch AACACTCGCATTTCGCTGACACCTGGAGTCACTGCGCAAAAAGCTAACAAGGCGCGTTGGGCTTTTGAGAGGACTGGCTGGATCTAGCTGGGGTGCTGGTGGTGGTACACTTGGTACAGCCATCCTTGCCTTGGTCCACTCTGCCGCTGAGTACCGCACACCTGCTTGGTGTCGCATAttttctccaatccttttagtgactttttctttattaaaaatgacTAGCAACAGATCTAGCATCCAGGATGAAAAACAACACTGCATAAAGATAGGTGTTCCAAGCaagtggcatcatattcaaaaagacttgaggttgtaattgctgccaaagatgcatcaacaatgaattgggcaaaggctgtgaatacttatgaacATGGGATTTTATAGTGTTTTAATTTTATACATTTGTAATGAAAAAACCcccaaacttttcacattgttattatggggtattgtatgtTGAATTTTGTGGacagaaattaaaggcctactgaaagccattactaccgaccacgcagtctgatagtttatatatcaatgatgaaatcttaacattgcaacacatgccaatacggccgggttaacttataaagtgcaattttaaatttcccgctaaacttccggttcgaaacgcctctgagggttgacgtatgcgcgtgacgtcaatcattgaaacggaagtattcggacaccattgaagtcaatacgaaatagctctgttttcatgtcattattccacagtattctggacatctgtgttggtgaatctgttgcaatttgttcattgcattatggagaaagaagctgagcaagcaaagaagaaagttgtcggtgcgaagtgtctattttgcgagggaagtcagccacaacagtacacagccggcgcttctttgtttacattcccgaaagatgcagtcaagatggaagaactcggacaacagagactcttaccaggaggactttgatttggatacacagttgcgataacgtgagtacacagctgcgcttccaaacatttgatcgcttgctataactagctcgagctagtagctaggagctagcattaggattaatttgtggcatattaaatataagcctggttgtgttgtggctaatagagtatatatatgtcttgtgtttatttactgttgtagtcattcccagctgaatatcaggtcacccccggctctcacagcatcttccactccccactagtccttcacttgcactttcctcatttaaaaatatttcatcctcgctcaaattcatggggaaatcgtcgctttctcggtccgaatctctctcacttcacgcggccatcattgtaaacaatagggaactttgcgtatatgttcaactgactacgtcacgctacttccggtaggggcaagcctttgttttatcagataccaaaagttgcgatctttatcgtcgttgttctatactaaatcctttcagcaaaaatatggcaatatcgcgaaatgatcaagtatgacacatagaatagatctgctatccccgtttaaaaaaaaaaaattcatttcagtaggcctttaatttattccattttggaatcagggcgtaacgtaacaaaatgtggaaaaagtgaagcgttgtgaatactttccggatacattgtaaaaaaatgttatacaaaaaaaacaaaaacttgaaattactggagcctatcccagctgcatttgggcggaaggcaggatacgccctggacaagtcttcACCTCATTGCAGTTTTCTGTTCTACATCATAATACCTTTACTGCACTGTTGCTTTGAAACCTTGTAAACAATAGGCTTGAGTCAGCTATACAGTTAGCTGACTGCTACATCATCGATCgcgatcagagcaaagggtggctattttgaagaaactagaatataaaacatgttttcagttatttcacttttttttttaaagtacataactccacatgtgttcattcatagtgttgatcccttcagtgacaatctacaatgtaaatagtcatgaaaataaagaaaacgcattgaatgagaaggtgtgtccaaacttttggcctgtactgtttatCCGATTTATTCCCACATACAAATTAGGCCTGGTCGGATATGAAAAAATCAGAATGGCAATGTTCATGCCgacaataaaaaatccatatgggggaaaaaaactaattgacctgcagtgtgaacgaggCCTTATTGAGATGATACTGTGTATGTTTAAATGACCACCCAGAATACCCTTTAGACTTGACTTCAAGTCCCCTAATATTTTAACATGATTGACAGTTTGAAAAGACAAATTTTGCTTTAGTTTTTTTCTGCACATGTTGATTTTACAGAAGTTGATGCTCAGGCGAAGGGTAGCGTGATTGCTACTGATGGTGGAGCCAGGTCTGGTATTAGCATAGCTGCTTGTGGTGGTGGAGCAAGGCCAGATGGTAGCATGGGTGCTACTGGTGGTGCTACACATGACAGACGTACTGTTGTCTCCAACGTGTAAAAACCTACACAACTCATAGGGTTTCCCTCAGATTACCATTATATCTGTGGCGGTTGGGGTGTGGCTAGCGGTGTGTGGGGCATGTTCAATGTGATGTCATCATATAATCGGTTTTGATGCACATGTTTTCTTTAAAATGTATACgtagatttaaaaacaaatctgctatcaattagtattaacataattgttttcttatattgtTTAGCTCGTATTTTCCGATTTAATGCAgcctattgtacaatgtactttgttgagaacttTTCAAGAATTCTCCAATCTTCTTAGTGACTTTTTCCTGTTTTAAAAATGACTAGCAACAGATCTAGCATCCAGGATGAAAAACAACACTGCAAAAagaaatgggcaaaactgcccaaagataggtgttccAAGTAAGTGGCATCATATCAAAAAAGACTTGAggttgtaattgctgccaaagatgcGTCGACAATGAAatgggcaaaggctgtgaatacttatgtacatgggaTTTTATAGTGtttaatttttatacatttgtaattaaaaaaaacaccaaacttttcacattgtcattatggggtattgtatgttgaattttgtggacaaaaatgaatgcattccattttgaaataagggcgtaacgtaacaaaatgtgtaaaaagagaAGCGCTGTCAATACTTTCCGGCTACATtgtaaaaaatattgaaattactggagcctatcccagctgcatttgagcggaaggcaggatacaccctggacaagtccccacctcctTGCAGttttctattctatatcatgATAATACCTTTACTGCACAGTTGCTTTGAAACCTTGTAAACAATAGGCTTGAGTCAGCTATACAGTTAGCTGACTGATCGCGAGTTCCGCCAACGTAATAACGGATTATATTactaactggtccattgccaaacacagtaggtattgatccaattaaaagtagttaTTAAGAagatttttctttattttgccgaAAAGACGTGACGCcattgtcttacattagaaggctaagctagctacacaaaaaAATTGAACTAACATTGCGaacgtatcattcacacatttctaacctaatGTTGTTACTTAGTGTTTCATTGTCTCCTTCATTGCCATATATAGTAGTCACAGACTccgccattaaaagtagtttttcggAAAATCAATCATTTTGGTTGAAGCAAAATTCATCTTTGCACACGCTCAAAGAGTCTTCCTCACAGGTGAGGGCACATTGCCACGAATCATAAATgttaaaagtaaggcacttttgacttcagatgaggctgaacGTTTGTGTAGTGACTTGTGAGGGTTCAAGCAACCGACAACAGAGAATTTTCCTTCCCTGGTTTTAATCGTGAACCGGATGTTATACgtatataatgttgtataatatgcATACTTCGCtatttacccccaattccaacccttgatgctgagtgccaaccagggaggtaatggctcccatttttatagtctttggtatgactcggccgaggtttgaactcacaaatagagatgtccgataatggcttttttgccgacatccgatattccgatattgtccaactcttaattaccgattccgatataaaccgataccgatatatacagtcgtggaatgtgcctaattttgttgtgatgccccggtggatgcattaaacaatgtaacaaggttttccaaaataaatcaactcaagttatggaacaaaatgccaacatggcactgccatatttattattgaagtcacaaagtgcattatttttcttaaaggcttactgaaatgaattttttttatttaaacggggatagcagatctattctatgtgtcatacttgatcatttcgcgatattgccatatttttgctgaaaggatttagtatagaacaatgacgataaagatcgcaacttttggtatctgataaaaaaaggcttgcacctaccggaagtagcgtgacgtagtcagttgaacatatacgcaaagttccctattgtttacaatgatggccgcatgaagtgagagagattcggaccgagaaagcgacaatttccccattaatttgagcgaggatgaaagatttgtggatgagtaaagtgcaagtgaaggactagtggggagttgaagctattcagatagggaagatgctgtgagagccgggggtgacctgatattcagctgggaatgactacaacagtaaataaacacaagacatatatatactctattagccacaacacaaccaggcttatatttaatatgccacaaattaatcctgcataaaaacacctgcgtgtttgttatgctagctcctagctcctctgctagctcctagctccatagaacatgccaatacaattcaaacacctgatcaaaacacacaatcactcagcccaaaagactgttcacctaacccaaggttcataaagcttatatatttaaacaaagttacgcacgtgacgcgcacgtacggtcaagcgatcaaatgtttagaagccaaagctgcatactcacggtagcacgtctgcgtctttgtcatccatatcaaagtaatcctggtaagagtctgtgttgtcccagttctctacaggcgtctgtgtatcgaagtcaaaagtcctcctggttagagtctctgttatccgagttcttccatcttgactgcatctttcgggaatgtaaacaaagaagcgccggctgtgtacgtgttgctgctgacttccctcgcaaaatagacgcttcgcaccgacaactttcttctttgcttgctcagcttctttctccataatgtaatgaacaaattgcaacagattcaccaacacagatgtccagaatactgtggaataatgacatgaaaacagagctatttcgtattgacttcaatggtgtccgaatacttccgtttcaatgattgacgtcacgcgcatacgtcatcctcggaggcgtttcgaaccggaagtttaacgggaaatttaaaattgcactttataagttaacccggccatattggcatgtgttgcaatgttaagatttcatcattgatatataaactatcagactgcgtggtcggtggtagtggctttcagtaggcctttaacatgcctcaaaacagcagcttggaatttggacatgctctccctgagagagcatgaggaggttgaggtggggggggggttaacgggggtgtatattgtagcgtcccggaagagttagtgctgcaaggggttctgggtatttgttctgttgtgtttatgttgtgttacggtgcggatgttctcccgaaatgtgtttgtcattcttgtttggtgtgggttcacagtgtggcgcatatttgtaacagtgttaaagttgtttatacatctaccctcagtgtgacctgtatggttgttgaccaagtatgccttgcattcacttgtgtgtgtgaaaagccgtagatattatgtgattgggccggcacacaaaggcagtgcctttaaggtttgttggcgctctgtacttctccctacgtccgtgtacacagcggcgttttaaaacgtcataaattttactttttgaaaccgataccgttaatttccgatattacattttaaagcatttatcggccgataatatcagcagtccgatattattggacatctctactcacaacctaccgatctcagggcggacactctaaccactaggccactgagtaggtttcctTGTTTGCTTTTTTCTTCTTTGAGTCGTTctgttctttcttttttctgtttCTCCAACGTTTGATTTCTTCAGATTTGCACAATATTTCATATATTACTtaaaactagaagaggcaattcctgaaggaattgcgtgtgaatgctccaatgctgaagtggaactgaaatgctgacagaatgtagtatgaatgtaagaatagttggaatgttggaatggtttgaatattgaaaaatgtgggaattgtgtatgttcgaaaaatggacaattcattttgaatggggaaaatgaaatccaggattttttttagaattgttgaagtagagcacacaattctcaaacaggctgaatatttgaaATTTGAAATGTTTGAATGAGAAGAAAAAGGTGGAAAGTGTGGAACTtcaaagaatgtcccattgatttaaatgggaatttccaaacatTTTGGGAATTgcggaaaaagcgggaatttttttgaaaatggtcaaaaaaaacaaacttgaatggtctgaatgagttgaaatggttggtgtcgacatttttcaaatcggtcgagaaatttagaagtagcaacatgttgaattgagtaaTGGtgctacggaatttcgggaaaactgggaatttttccagttcaaaaaaacgttttttgtcctaattatgaggaatgttttgacggtggaaatgtcgaagtgggttgaaaaatgtgggagaagtAGTCACCAGAAGAAATggtagaaatagggctttggaaaactaggaattctggaaaatcctggaatttttttttaaacttggaaaagggTAGTTTGTATTTccgggatggtggaatgtgttgaaggtggaatggtttgaatcggttgaaaaatgtggaaatggtgaaagttagaaaaatggccaattaattttaaatgctaaaaatgtcccggaaaaccaggaattctggaaaatctgggaatttttggaattaaataaatgataaatgtgttgtacttgtatagcgcttttctaccttcaaggtactcaaagcgctttgacagtatttccacatttacccattcacacacacattcacacactgatggcgggagctgccatgcaaggcgctaaccagcagccatcagaggcaaagggtgaagtgtcttgcccaaggacacaacggacgtgactaggaaggtagaaggtgggaattgaaccccagtaaccagcaacactccgattgctggcacagccactctaccaacttcgccacgccgtcccgaatTAGCCCGCGATtaccaaataggctgaacagtttgaagttgaaacggtttgaatcggttgaaaaatgtggacggtagagcgcgccaaaatctggagaagaagaagaataaatagatgcattttggtgtagaaaagcatatgtgtgattgtttggagcattcacacacatgctTTTTTGTCCTTCGGGTGTACGAGCAGCTGTCTTGTTTGTATGTAAAGGGATAGAACggggtttattttgtttttttcatgactTGCTGTATTGCTTCTGTTATTGCTGTACGGTACGGTTATGATATCTTGAACGTTAATGTGGCGACTGATAATATGATCACCTGAAATATATTCTCAGAACATTTACCGGCGCAGGACATTGTCTCATGTGACTGAGCTGGACTTTTCATGTCTTTGTccttttgtgtcctgcagacgtctttGAAGAGCGTCTTCTCCCCGAGCAGCAGGAGGAGCCacggcccccccacattaaagaggaagaggaggaacacagcatcggTCAGCAGGGAGCGCATCTCGACGCACcggaggaggttgatgtcaccGAGGTGCCATTAACTGGTGTCATTGTGAAgattgaagatgatgaggtcGCAGGTGAAAGTGAGCAGGAGAGAGAGGCGGAGCATCCAAGCAGCAGCTTAACTCAACACATGCCAAGAGAAGCTGACGGAggccactgtggaggatcacaagcagacaagctcttagctccactatcagatagtgacgacacaacGTCACTCTCTCCTGACAGCGATGATGAAGACTATGACGCttataagacatgtcacactggcAACACACACTTGAAATGCTCCTtctgtgacaaaacctttaatCACCGTGGCAATCTGAAAGTACACACGAGAACGCACACGGGGGAAAAACCGTTCATGTGCTCAGTTTGCACTAAGATATTCTCTCGGAAATCAagtttgaaaatacacatgaggaTACACACCGGTGAAAAACCTTTCAAATGTTTAATCTGCGGTAAAGGTTTTGTGCGAAAATGGGACGTGAAAgtccacatgagaacacacaccggggACAAACCTTTCATATGTTCAGTCTGCGGTAAAGGTTTTAAACACAATGTCGatctgaaagtacacatgagaacgcacaccggaGAAACACCATTCATGTGCTCGGTTTGTAGCAAAACATTCACCCAGAAAGCAAATTTGATAAAACACACTAGAAAGCACACCGGGGAACTACCTTTTCTatgttcagtctgtggtaaaggttttacacacaaCGGTGAGTTGAAACGGCACATGGGAAAACACGCAGCCGTGTGTGCCATGACAGATTCTCTTATGAGTGTTTAAGAAACACACGTGTGCTGATGAgagcagcagcagcaaatgaagctgGGACTTTCTAACACCATCACCcccatacaacatgtgtgacatcattgtaaCACAATCTTGTTTATATGCTTTTACCATTTATAGATAGATTTGTTAGATTGGTGCTTTTATCTCAGTCATGTACATGcattaatatacaaaccccgttgccatatgagttgggaaatggtgttggatgtaaatataaacggaatacaatgatttgcaaatcattttcaacccatattcaattgaatatgctacaaagacaacatatttgatgttcaaactgataaaaaattttttagtgtgcaaataatcattaactttagaatttgatggcagcaacacgtgacaaagaagttgggaaaggtggcaataaatactgataaagttgaggaatgctcatcaaacacttatttggaacatcccacaggtgaacaggcaaattgggaacaggtgggtgccatgattgggtataaaagtagattccatgaaatgctcagtcattcacaaacaaggacggggcgagggtcaccactttgtcaacaaatgcgtgagcaaattgttgaacagtttaagaaaaacctttctcaaccagctattgcaaggaatttagggatttcaccatctacgctctgtaatatcatcaaagggttcagagaatctggagaaatcactgcacgtaagcagctaagcccgtgaccttcgatccctcaggctgtactgcatcaacaagcgacgtcagtgtgtaaaggatatcaccacatgggctcaggaacacttcagaaacccactgtcagtaactacagttggtcgctacatctgtaagtgcaagttaaaactccaatgcaaggcaaaaaccgtttatcaacaacacccagaaacactgtcggcttcgctgggcctgagctcatctaagatcaatcaatgtcaatcaatgtttatttatatagccctaaatcacaagtgtctcaaagatggactgatacaaagtggaaaagtgttctgtggtctgacgagtccacatttcaaattgtttttggaaactgtggacgttgtgtcctccggaccaaagaggaaaataaccatcaggattgttataggcacaaagtgtaaaagccagcatgtgtgatggtatgggggtgtattagtgcccaagacatgggtaacttacacatctgtgaaggcgccattaatgctgaaaggtacatacagcttttggagcaacatatgttgccatccaagcaacgttaccatggacgcccctgcttatttcagcaagacaatgccaagccaagtgttacatcaacgtggcttcatagtaaaagagtgcgggtactacactggcctgcctgtagtccagacctgtctcccattgaaaatgtgtggtgcattatgaagcctaaaatagcacaagggagacccccggactgttgaacaacttaagctgtacatcaagcaagaatgggaaagaattccacctgagaagcttcaaaaatgtgtctcctcagttcccaaacgtttactgagtgttgttaaaaggaaaggccatgtaacacagtggtgaacatgccctttcccaactactttggcacgtgttgcagccatgaaattccaagttaattattatttgcaaaaaaaaaataagtttatgagtttgaacatcaaatatgttgtctttgtagtgcattcaactgaatatggcttgaaaaggatttgcaaatcattgtattccttttatatttacatctaacacaatttcccaactcatatggaaacggggtttgtacatacaattgtttttaatcgtgtgtaataataataataataataatggattaga from Entelurus aequoreus isolate RoL-2023_Sb linkage group LG17, RoL_Eaeq_v1.1, whole genome shotgun sequence encodes the following:
- the LOC133631888 gene encoding zinc finger and BTB domain-containing protein 49-like, producing the protein MCPVQMLRAMVNRRLNAAVEEIFVMFERTIAEYEQELSRTKEENVRQRRLLDAVLKKHTADVFEERLLPEQQEEPRPPHIKEEEEEHSIGQQGAHLDAPEEVDVTEVPLTGVIVKIEDDEVAGESEQEREAEHPSSSLTQHMPREADGGHCGGSQADKLLAPLSDSDDTTSLSPDSDDEDYDAYKTCHTGNTHLKCSFCDKTFNHRGNLKVHTRTHTGEKPFMCSVCTKIFSRKSSLKIHMRIHTGEKPFKCLICGKGFVRKWDVKVHMRTHTGDKPFICSVCGKGFKHNVDLKVHMRTHTGETPFMCSVCSKTFTQKANLIKHTRKHTGELPFLCSVCGKGFTHNGELKRHMGKHAAVCAMTDSLMSV